Within the Liquorilactobacillus nagelii DSM 13675 genome, the region AATGTGATTCGTCATTGCGCCCGCTGTTGGGACATGGTGATCAATGTCACTCTGTTTTAATTCCGCTGCGTATTGTTCGTCGATCGTTAGTTCACTCATCGTTTATTCCTCCTACTTAACCTTGACGTTTTCAACTTCGTAACCAAGTCCGGTAACAACTTGTGCCAAATCATCGGCATTCGTCACTTCAGGATCAAAGTTAGCCTTTACCTTGCTGGCATTGAATAGCACCTTAACATTCTCAACGCCGTCATGGTTAGCAACGGCCTTTTCGATCTTGGTCATGCATGATGGGCAAGTCAACGTTCCTAATTGCATAATAATTTTCATAATCAATTACCTCCGTGTCGTTCATTTGATGGTTCTATCATAACCGGATTTGATTGATCAGAACTTGACGGCCGTCAAGAAATTCAAAAAAGTTTTACGCTACAATATAGTTATTAAAACAGTAGGAAATTTAAAACGTCAAACCCTATCTACCAAGCAAAATCTGTTATAGTTAGGGTGAATTTATTCAGGAGATGGGCCTTATGGCAGAACATGAATGTGTGCAGTTAGTCCCAATTTTTAGCGAACTCGGTAGTGAACAATTAGACACCATCGAATCGATCGTTCGTCACCACCACTATCCAGCCGGCAGCACTTTATTTGGTGCTGACGATCCACTGGATTCACTGATGATTGTTGCCAATGGGCAGGTTAAAGTCTATCAGCTAGCTGCCAATGGTCGCGAGCAGTTACTATACCTATTACAAACTGGTGATATCGATGGCGAAGCTGCCTTATTTGAAAATCAACGGCGAACCTCATTCGGTGAAGCCTTAGTACCGACGGATGTTTGCAGTATTCGCCGTTCAGACTTTCAAGACTTGATGCAAAAATATCCCAGTATCAGCATCAACGTCTTAAACGTCTTTGGCAAACGTCTCAGTCAACTGGAACGTCAAACAACCAGCACGGCCACTGAATCCGTCGAAGCCCGTTTAGCGAACTATATCACTGAAACAGCGGCAGCGCTCAAAACCGACACGTTTAAACTACCATTAAAGAAAAAGGACCTGGCGACGTTCCTCGGCACCACCCCTGAAAGCATCAGCCGTAAGCTCGCCTTATTCGAGCGTCAAGGCCTAATTACGCAAAAGCCTGGCAAGGTCATCGAAATTAACGATGCCGACCAGCTATTATTAACTGAATAATGACTACTGGTAGATTGCAAATTTAATCCGAATTTTTGGACAAATTTGTCAGCATAACCTGATACGGTGTTTGCCAGTCGAGTATTTTAAGCGGTCGCTGGTTAATTTGGAGTAACGTCGTCGTTAAATCTTGAGCGCTAATGTGCTCAAAACGAGTCCCTTTAGGATAAAAATAACGTAAATTCCGATTAAAGCGTTCATTACTACCACGTTCAGCTGGAGTATAAGCATGGCAGTAATAGGTCTTAATACCATATTGTGATTCAAGTGATACTAGCCCACTAAACTCAGTGCCACGGTCCACAGTAAAGCTGTGCACCGGACCATTAAAAGTGGTTAGGAACTTAGTTAGTGCTTCATTAACAGTCGCTGTCGTCCGATCTTTTAACCGGTATGCCCAAAGGAACCGTGATTTGCGATCGATTAAAGTTAATAAAACTGCCTTACTATGCCCACGAGGACTAACGACTGTATCTAGTTCAAAATCGCCGATGCGATTACGTTGATTAATCATCATGGGACGCTGTTCAATTGATCGCCCCAAAGATTGATTATATTTGGATCGTTGGTCAACGTTACGCCGTTGGCGTACGCCATGTTCAGGTAGATCATTCAAGGAGAAACCAATTCTCCCCTGATTTAGCCAATTATAAATAGATTTAGTAGCTAGTTTAAATTCGTGAGCAATCATTCCTGGTGACCAGCTTAGACGTAAATGGTTGAGAATTTTTTGCTTTAAGTCATCGCTCAGCTTAGTTTTCCGACCACATCGTGATCGCTTGTATTCGGCATCTGTTTGTGCTAATTCAGCCTGATAAGGTTGACATCGAGATAATTCATAAGAAATTGTTGACGGTGATCGGTTCAGCCGAACGCCCATTTGGATATTGGACAGCCCTAGTTCACAAAAAGTTTCGATTTTAATTCGTTCAGAAAGGTTATACTAGACAAAAGATCAGCTCCTAAAAGATGGGTTTGTGGTAAACACCATTTTAAAGGAAGCTGATCTTTTTTGTCCGAACAGCGTTCGGATTAATTTTACAATCTACCATATATATGATTTTGATGATTTGATCGAAGAAAATGGAAAAATTCAAACAAATGGATTGTTATTATTTTTAGGAACAATGGCTGGAGTAAATGGATCAGCTTCTTTGTTGCGGGTGTCAAGTTCTAATGCTATAAAGTATGCTTCTAAACAAATATTAGGGAAACCTTTAATGAAAACTTTGTGGTACCCATTATTAAAAAAAATAACTAGTATAGTTGCTGGCAAAACACTAACCAAAAAGGGACTAGCCTCTGGAATTGCGAAAATTGTTCCAGTCGTTGGTGGGGTTACTTCGGGAAGTATAACTATGATTGGAATGGAAATGTCAGGTAAGAAACTAAATTCAGAGTTATTAAGGGGATTTGAACAGAATTATTCAGAAAGAGATTATGAAAAAGATATAAAAATTATTGAAGCAGAAATAATATAAATAGGGTTCTTGCCAAGAAACTATAAGGTAGATTGTAACGTTTATGGAACAATATCAGTGGCAAGACAAAACAATCTATCCGGTCTATACCCATGAAGGTAGCCGCTTTGGTGACAGTTTGAATGAACTATCAGAGATTGCCCAAGGAGCCTCGATTGAACGTGGATTGGCAGTTCGTGGGGTATGTGCTTACGACACTGATCAAGCCATCAAAAATTGGTTAAATAATTACGATCAAAAAGCAGATGACCAACCGCTGGGAACGGTATCATATTGGCATCCACAATATAAAGATGAATAAGTTAGAAACAGGTAACAATGACAATTCCTGATAGATAATCATAGTACGACTATATTTTTAAGGTTCATCATAGAAAAGAAGAATTACACCAGCCTCAAACAAGAAATCAATGATGTTTTGGTCGCTGCTAGTTTGGATTCCTTGGACCTGATAATATACCTACGGTGTCTTTTTAGCTCGGTTATGTATCCAGCATGATTTATAGCTGGAGAAAACGATCCAGATATTTAAAATAGATAAAGAAAATTCAGAAATCACTTTTAAAGTTGGCGGTGTCTGTGTTTCGAATAAGTAACTAAATGTGACAACTTATCGTTACTTGAATATTTTTGATTAGTTTGCTAGCATATAAGAAGTATTATTAAAACATGAATAAATAAATCAGTTGACGTAAGCTCAAGGTGTTCTCTTTCAGGGGTGTGTAAGAGGTATCTGGGTTTACGTTTTTTGTATGAGGAGGTTTTTGTTTGGAATTTTTAGGTACCTTGGTGATCATCTTGATTACAACTAGTCTATTTGGCCATCTAGCCTCTAGGGTTGGTATCCCAGCAGTGATCGGTCAATTATTTGTTGGAATTATTCTTGGCCCTGCGTTGTTGAATTGGGTTCACGCCAATGATTTCATCCATATTTTTTCAGAGATTGGGGTTATCATCTTAATGTTTATCGCCGGACTTGAGAGTGATCTTACATTGCTTAAAAAATATTTGCGTCCTAGCATAATTGTCGCGTTGTTAGGAGTTTTGATTCCGATGGTACTGATCTATCCAGTTGGTATTGTTTTTGGCTTGACACAATTTGAAAGCTTGTTTTTGAGCGTTATTTTTGCCGCAACGTCGGTTTCAATTTCAGTTGCTGTCATGAAAGAACTAAATTTACTTGATAGTAAGAGCGGTTCAACAGTCCTCGGTGCCGCGGTGGTTGACGATGTGCTAGCTGTCGTTTTACTTAGCATTATGGTCAGTTTAATAGGTACAAAGGCTGGTACGGATACCCAGATACCGCTAGCTCTGACTTTTTTAGAGCAGCTAATTTACTTTGCCGCAATTTATTTCGTGATGCGTTTTATCGCCCCTCTCCTCGCTAGACTAGGCACCAAATTATTGAATCCAGTGGGACCTACTATAATGGCGATGATTTTGTGTTTTGGTATGGCATATATTGCAGATCTGATTGGACTGAGTGCAGTGATTGGGGCCTTTTTTGCAGGAATTGCGATTGCACAAACTCATGTAGCTCATGAAGTTGATCAAAGTATCGAACCAATCGGTTATGCGATTTTCATTCCTGTATTCTTCGTTTCAATTGGTTTAAATATGTCACTAGCTGGCATAGAACACGATTTGTTATTAATTATCGTATTGACGATTGTGGCAACACTGACAAAACTATTAGGAGCGGGAAGTGGGGCTAAATGGGCCGGATTCAGTTCGAATGAAGCTTACCTCGTTGGTGCGGGGATGGTCTCGCGTGGGGAAATGGCCTTGATTATCGCTCAAATAGGCTACCAATCCAAACTAATCAGTGATGATTACTATTCGGCAATTATCACTGCCATTATCCTAACAACGTTATTAGCACCATTACTACTCAAACATGCGGCTCGTCATATAAACTACTAAAACATCTTAGCGGTATGACACCCCTTCTCTGTGAAAAATAACTACTAGATTTCATCGAGATATTGCCTAGTTTAATTAAGCACTAAATTATATAATATTGGTTATAATGGAGGATTAGTTATTTGATACAGCTTGTAAAAGAAAAATTTGACGTTACTCGTTTGCGATTTGTTTTACTCGGCCTGCTTGTGGGTTTAATGAGTGGCACCGTTGTTAGCTTATTTCGCTATTGTATTGAGATAGGGCTGCACTATAGTCGATTGGTATATAGATACTTACGAATCGCGCCATTTGTTTGGTGGGAATGGGCATTGTTGATTGGCATCAACCTTGGTTTAGCTTTAATTGTGGCTCGACTTCTCAAGAGAGAACCTTATATCTCTGGTTCCGGAATTCCGCAAGTTGAAGGTCAATTGGCTGGCGAATTGGAAATGCACTGGTGGTCAATTCTTTGGCGAAAATTTATCGGTGGTATTCTGGCATTGGGACCCGGATTATTTCTCGGACGAGAAGGACCGTCGATTCAATTAGGTGCGTCAGTTGGTCAAGGTTTCGCTGCTGGGTTTAAGTTATCAGGAACTGATCGCCGACTGCTAATTGCATCAGGCGCCGCTGCTGGATTAGCAGCGGCGTTTAATGCTCCCATTGCTGGAACTCTATTTGTCTTAGAAGAGATTTACCATAATTTTTCACCGCTGGTTTGGTTAACAGCATTAGCCGGAGCAATTGGTTCAAATTTTATCTCGCTGAATGTTTTCGGACTTGTTCCCGTGTTACATTTAAATTATTCACGTAGTTTACCAGTATCAAATTATTGGCACTTAATTTTACTCGGCATTGTTTTGGGATTGTTTGGTTACTTATATCAACGGGTCTTGTTAGTTATGCCTCGGTGGTATCATCAACTGACACATTTGCCACGCCCAATACAAGGTATCGTACCATTTCTGCTGGTAATCTTAGTTGGTTACTTTTCGCCAAATTTACTCGGTGGTGGTAATGGATTAATTGTTGGATTTGGCCAGTATGTTCCACCTTTGTTTGTACTAATTGCAATTTTTATTATACGATTCGTCTTTTCAATGATTTCATATGGTTCCGGATTACCTGGCGGTATTTTTTTGCCGATTCTTTCTTTAGGTGCTGTGATTGGTGCGGTTTATGGCGTCTTAATGAATCAATTAGGATTATTATCGCATGTCTATATCATGAACCTAATCATTTTTTCCATGGCCGGTTACTTTGCTGGAATTGGAAAAGCTCCCTTCACAGCTATCTTGCTGGTAACAGAAATGGTTGGCAATTTAACACATTTAATGCCATTAGCAGTCATATCGTTAACTGCTTACCTTGTTGTTGATTTATTAGGCGGTGCACCAATCTATGAAGCATTGCTTAAGCAGATGACAATGCCTAAAACTGTTCAGCAACTTCATCGACCTGATCATTTGGAAATACCGGTTTTCTTTGGCAGTCCCTTAAACGGCAAAATGGTCCGAGACATGCCATGGCCTAAAGAAGCACTGCTCATTGGAATCCGGCGTGGTGAACAAGAAGTGATTCCACATGGTGACACCTTGATTCATGAAGGTGATACGTTAGTACTGTTAACTGATACAACCCAACGAACCCGAGTTAAACAACGGATTGATGCATTATTAGCAACTTTAGAAAAAAAACACTGAGACTAAGTTAATAGGCAAATTGGTCTATCATAATAATAAATATTAGATTAAGTGGGTCCGTTGCCAGACATAAACATATTGGGAAACTATATACAAATACGGCGAAGTACGAAAAACGCTGAAAAAGAATTAGTTGAACCTATTTTTGAAAAATACAAAGATAAATAATAAGCTGAAAATGCCTTGCTACCCAATTTTTCATAGTCATGCTATAATGAAAAAGAAAAAGGAAGTCCCACGTGAACAGGACTTCCCGTGTAGAGCCGTTAAAGACGGTGGCAGATATTAAAACAACACTAGTTCGCCCCATAACCGGTCAAAGTTATGTGGGGCGGCTTTTTCATTTGTGGTGTTTGTCGATATAGCTGAGTAGCGCGATTAAAAACGTGCCAAACAGCAACATCAACGAGAGTGTCTGAAAGACGCTCATTGACTGTGAAGCCTTCCTGAAGATTATTCCATGTTCCCATGAGCCTCACCTCGCAAGGGAAAAGACAATCATTGCCATTAAAGCTTCTTGCTTAATCTATTATACAGGGAAATGGGGATAGAATAGTGTCTATGCATAATCAGCTTTCTTTAATCTTCGAGCCATAAATAGCCAAGCTATTAACGAAAACAACAGGACTATAAATACCGTGATGTAACTCGTGTTTCCGTGATAAGTTAAAGATTCGATCCAAAAAA harbors:
- a CDS encoding heavy-metal-associated domain-containing protein produces the protein MMKIIMQLGTLTCPSCMTKIEKAVANHDGVENVKVLFNASKVKANFDPEVTNADDLAQVVTGLGYEVENVKVK
- a CDS encoding Crp/Fnr family transcriptional regulator, whose product is MAEHECVQLVPIFSELGSEQLDTIESIVRHHHYPAGSTLFGADDPLDSLMIVANGQVKVYQLAANGREQLLYLLQTGDIDGEAALFENQRRTSFGEALVPTDVCSIRRSDFQDLMQKYPSISINVLNVFGKRLSQLERQTTSTATESVEARLANYITETAAALKTDTFKLPLKKKDLATFLGTTPESISRKLALFERQGLITQKPGKVIEINDADQLLLTE
- a CDS encoding cation:proton antiporter, producing the protein MEFLGTLVIILITTSLFGHLASRVGIPAVIGQLFVGIILGPALLNWVHANDFIHIFSEIGVIILMFIAGLESDLTLLKKYLRPSIIVALLGVLIPMVLIYPVGIVFGLTQFESLFLSVIFAATSVSISVAVMKELNLLDSKSGSTVLGAAVVDDVLAVVLLSIMVSLIGTKAGTDTQIPLALTFLEQLIYFAAIYFVMRFIAPLLARLGTKLLNPVGPTIMAMILCFGMAYIADLIGLSAVIGAFFAGIAIAQTHVAHEVDQSIEPIGYAIFIPVFFVSIGLNMSLAGIEHDLLLIIVLTIVATLTKLLGAGSGAKWAGFSSNEAYLVGAGMVSRGEMALIIAQIGYQSKLISDDYYSAIITAIILTTLLAPLLLKHAARHINY
- a CDS encoding ClC family H(+)/Cl(-) exchange transporter; translation: MIQLVKEKFDVTRLRFVLLGLLVGLMSGTVVSLFRYCIEIGLHYSRLVYRYLRIAPFVWWEWALLIGINLGLALIVARLLKREPYISGSGIPQVEGQLAGELEMHWWSILWRKFIGGILALGPGLFLGREGPSIQLGASVGQGFAAGFKLSGTDRRLLIASGAAAGLAAAFNAPIAGTLFVLEEIYHNFSPLVWLTALAGAIGSNFISLNVFGLVPVLHLNYSRSLPVSNYWHLILLGIVLGLFGYLYQRVLLVMPRWYHQLTHLPRPIQGIVPFLLVILVGYFSPNLLGGGNGLIVGFGQYVPPLFVLIAIFIIRFVFSMISYGSGLPGGIFLPILSLGAVIGAVYGVLMNQLGLLSHVYIMNLIIFSMAGYFAGIGKAPFTAILLVTEMVGNLTHLMPLAVISLTAYLVVDLLGGAPIYEALLKQMTMPKTVQQLHRPDHLEIPVFFGSPLNGKMVRDMPWPKEALLIGIRRGEQEVIPHGDTLIHEGDTLVLLTDTTQRTRVKQRIDALLATLEKKH
- a CDS encoding putative holin-like toxin, coding for MSVFQTLSLMLLFGTFLIALLSYIDKHHK